A segment of the Cohnella algarum genome:
TTTGATCGCTTCTTCCCTTACCTCCTCGGGGACCGACACGACCGTAATTTCCGGAAGCTGCTCCGCCCCTTCGGACGCTTGCCGGGCCGCCTGCCGGATCGCTTCCTCGATTTCGCCGATCACTTCCGCTTCCCAATCGACGTCGACTTTCCCGACCGCTACGCTGGCCAGCACGACTTCTCCGTCCGCGCTTAGCAGCTTTCGGGAAGCGAGCTCCGCGGCGAGCCGCGCCGTCACTTCCGCCACCGGCTTCCCCTTGTAATCCGCGACAGCTTCGACGATCGGACGCGCGTCCCCGTTGATCGCATGCAGCTCCCGAACGTTTTCGTTGCTGTCGAGACCGAACTCAACGCTCGGATTGACATCCATCGTCACGTAAGCCACGACCGGCGGCGTTCGGAACGCCCACAATCCGACCAGCAGAAGAACAAGCGCAGCCGCGGAGGCGCATGAAGCGAACACGCGCTTGCGATTCGCAAAAAAGCCCCGATCCGCCGCTTGAAGCTCGGATTCCCATTCGATTTCGTCGCCGATTCGAAAATGAGGCCGGCGTCTGATGCGAACGAAACGGCCGCCGGGCGCAAGCGCGATCGCTTCCTTTTTCTCCAAAGACATAATGACGGCCCGCTTCATTCCGACGCTCCCCCTTTATCCTCCGGCTCCTCTTCCTCTATGTACGGCTTCAGCCATCCGTACGGCCCTCCCGCGATAAGGGCGACCGCGATCAAATACTTCCGGTTGCGCTCCAGCGTTTTTCTCGATACGCGTTCCTTTTCGCACAGCTCCTTGAGGGGCAGCTGACGCTTTTCTTTAAGCAAGGCAAATAAATCGGGCGTTTCAGCCAGCCTCCGGCCGATGCCCAGCAGCAGCTTGCGCGAATCGTAATGCTTCGGGGAATGATCGCTCAATTCCGCAAATCGGATGCCGAAGCCCGCCAGTTCCTCGGCCAGCGCCTCGATTTCCTCCCGGCGCGCGGCTTTTTCCCGATCGAGATCGTATGCCGCCAGCGCCTCTTTCGACTCGAGCCTCGTTAGCGGAGACAGCCCCTCGTCTTCTCCCGCGCTCTCCATCGCGCTGAACGGGACAAGCGCTGCATGCCGCTCCTCCTTGCGCGCAAAATCGATCAAGCGCCTCGTCATCACCTGCGCGGCGAAGCTGAGAAATTTTCCGCCCGATTCGGGGGAGTACCCGTTTATGGCTTCGTCGAACGCCGTGAGCGCCACGCTGTATTCGTCATCCCGCGAAGGATCGATATAGCGTTTGCTGAAGCGGCTGGCGGTTTTCAAAATAAAAGGACGGTATTGTTGGATCAAATCATTGCGGAGTTCTTCGTTTCCCAGTTGAATGGATGCAACGGCTTCTTCCGGCGATTGGCCGACGGACGCACTGTCCGCGTTGAAGCGCGAGCGTCCGACCCATCTTCTCCACAGTGCGAGCAGCAAAAACTCACCCCACAACTACAAAATTCGAACGTCGATCCTTTTATGAGCGGGTACCCCGCTTTATGCATGCAGAAAAATCGCCCCGCACCGCGGCGCTGCCGACCAGTGGGGGCGATCAACACTTCCGTATTCCATCGGCTAATGAGCGCCGCCGCTCGTTCGCTTGAGCCTCAGCTTATGGCGGCGCTGGGCCAGCATGCCGAGACGGCGCTTGAGCTGCTGCTCCCATTCCGCGTCTTCCAGTTCCTTCGCAAACGTAAGCAAATCCAAGGCCATATCGATCTGATACTGAACGACGTAAAGCGGATCCTCATCCTCGTTGTTCACACAGTTTTCGTGGAGGGCTTTATCCGATTCGTCCACGTAGTCTTGAAAATCGACTTCGGATGCTCCGTCGCCGTGCGCGTACTCGGCCAAAATTTCGTATTCGTTCTCGACCAGATAATGAACCTCGACCCTGTGGCAAACCGGACAAAACAAAATGGGGACATTATGGATTCGCGTTCTGTAATGCTTCAGCGTCCCCTTCGTGCCGATCATGCTGGCTCCGCAGCAAAAACTCATCGATACCCCTCCCCGTTCCGCGCGTTTGGATGATTTTATTCACTATATTCTCTTTGCGAATATAGAATTCCTGCCGATAAATCGCATGCCGCTATTCTTCATTTTGACGTATTTTGTCGGGAAAAGCAAAGGCGCATGCATCATGCATGCGCCTTTGCCGATATGAAAGTTAAACATTCATTATTTGGCAACCAGGTGCTTGTCCCCCGGTTTCCAGTTCATCGGGCACAGACCGCCGGATTGAAGCGCTTGAAGCACGCGGAGCGTTTCTTCGACGCTGCGGCCTACGTCGTTATGGTTGACGACCTGGTATTTCAGTTCGCCTTCCGGATCGATGATGAACAGGCCGCGCAGAGCGACGCCTTCTTCTTCGATCAGGACGCCGTAGTCCTTCGCCGTCTTCTTCGTAATGTCGGCAGCGAGCGGGAAGTTCAGCTTGCCGAGACCGTTGTCGTTAACCGGCGTGTTGATCCAGGCGCGGTGGCTGTGGATGCTGTCCACGCTGACGCCGAGAATTTCGGTGTTCAGCGCTTTGAATTGGTCGGCCGCTTCGGAAAGAGCGGTAATTTCCGTCGGGCAAACGAACGTGAAGTCCAGCGGGTAGAAGAAAAATACGAGCCATTTGCCTTTGTAATCGGAAAGGGACGCTTTGCCGAAGCCTTGTCCGTCGCCAAGAGCCGTTTCAAGGTTGAAATCCGGAGCCGGGCGACCTACCAAACGTTCTGCCATTATGGATTACCTCCTACTTTTCCGGCCTTGTGGCCGGGCTTATGTCTATTCCAATCCTACCATCATTGAGAAAGAAAATCAATATGGAACGATTACTTATTTAGAATAAATACAAACAAGTGATCAGCGTGCCATGGCCGCGACGATCAGGTCGCCCATTGCCGTCGTGCCGATCGCTTTGCTCTTGTCGACCGCGATGTCGCCCGTGCGGTGGCCGGCGTCAAGCACTTGCTTCACGGCGTTTTCGATGACGTTGCCCGCTTCCTCGAAACCGAAGGTGAGCTTGAACATAAGCGCGACCGACAGAATCGTCGCGATCGGGTTGGAAATGCCTTGGCCCGCGATATCGGGAGCGGAGCCGTGCACCGGCTCGTACAGGCCGAAGCTGCCTTCGCCGAGCGACGCGGAGGACAGCATGCCGATGGAGCCGGTCAGCATGGCGGCTTCGTCGCTCAGGATGTCTCCGAACATGTTCTCCGTCACGATGACGTCGAAGCTCGACGGGCGGCGCAGCAATTGCATCGCGCAGTTGTCGACCAGCACGTGCTCCAGCTCGACGTCCGGATATTCCGGCGCGATGCGGTTCACCGTTTCCCGCCATAGACGGGACGTCTCCAGTACGTTCGCCTTGTCGACGGAGGCGAGACGCTTGCTGCGTTTTTGCGCGATTTCGAACGCCTGGCGAACGATCCGCTCCACTTCCGCTACGTTATAAACGCACGTATCGACGGCTTCTTGTCCGCCCGCGCCCTCGCGGCGGAACTTCTCGCCGAAGTAGATGCCGCCCGTCAGCTCGCGCACGACGATCAGATCGGTGCCTTCCAGCACTTCGGGCTTCAGCGTGGAAGCGTCTTTCAGGCAGTCGAACACGACGGCCGGACGGATGTTGGAAAACAGGCCGAGCGCTTTGCGGATGCCCAGCAAGCCGGTTTCCGGACGAAGCTCCTTCGGATTGTTGTCCCATTTCGGGCCGCCGACGGCGCCGAGCAGCACGGCGTCCGCTTTTTGGCAAATTTCCAGCGTCTCCTGCGGCAGCGGCGTTCCTTTCTCGTCGATCGCGATGCCGCCGAACAGGCCGTATTCCAGTTCGAATTTGTAGCCGAACAGCTCTTCCGTTTTTTTCAATACTTTGACCGCTTCCGCCACGACCTCGGGGCCGATTCCGTCCCCGGGGATGACGGCGATTTTTTTCACTTCTGCCATAATTGCGATTCACTCCCGTTTTCCATAAGATTTACGTGTCCGAGACTCTCCATTCATTTGTAGCACATTTCCTCTGAGAGGCAAAATAGATAAATCCTATTGTTTTCATATTCGGGAACTATAACCGATCCAGCGCGCGTGCCAAACCCGGCCGAACGGGGAGCAGGCCCTTATCGCCCGGCTGTAGGGCCGGCGAGGCGGCCTGCCGCCGCCCATTAACGAATTCCCACGATCAGACGAGCACGCTCTCGATCGCGCGCGTCATTTTTTCCATGCCGGAAATCGTGGCGTCGTAGTCGTTGTGCGTAAAATTCATCCGCATGCAGTTCGTCGGCGCGTTTTCCGCGAAGAAGGTTACGCCCGGCACGAAAGCGACGCCCAGCTCGACGCATGTTTTAAGCAGCTCCGTCGTATTGACCGATTCCGGGAATTCCAGCCAGAAAAACATGCCGCCCTTCGGCTCCTGCCATTTCACCCCGGGCCAATCGTGCTTCTTCAGCAGGTCGGCCATTTGCCGCATCCGCGCCTCGTACTCCTTCCGGACAAACTCGATATGGCCGTCCAGATCGAAATGCGCAAGCAATTGGTACAGCGTCTGCTGGTCGAGCGAGCTCGAATGCAAATCGGCGGCTTGCTTGGCCTGCGACATCGCGCGGATCAGCTTCGAATCGCCGATGACCCAGCCGGTGCGAAGCGCGGGCGCGACCGTCTTGGAGAACGTGCTCGTGTACACGACGCACGAGTTATCCGTTTGCTCGTCCAGCGACAGGATCGACGGGTACGTGCGGGATGCGTCTCCGAATTTCAGCTCGCCGTACGGGTCGTCCTCGAGAATGAGCGTGTCCGAAGCCCGGCATGCCTCCAGCACGGCGCGGCGGCGCTCCTCGCTCCATACCTTTCCCGTCGGATTCGAAAAGGTCGGGATGACGTAAAACATTTTCGGCTTGTGCTGCTTGATTTTCGCCGCCAGATCGTCCAAATCCGGGCCGTCCAGGTCCGCGTCGACCGAAATCGGCACGGCGCCGTAGGAGCGGAACACCTGCAGCGCCGACAAGTAGGTCGGGCGCTCGACGAGAATGACATCGCCCGGGTCGATGTAAATCCGGGTCAGCAAATCGATCGCCTGCTGGGAGCCGGTCGTCAGCAGCATGTTTTCGGGCTTCGCCTTCACGCCTTTGCGGGCCATCCGGTCGCACAGCGCTTCCCGGAGCGGCATATACCCTTCGGTCAGCCCGTATTGCAGCGCTTTGTTGCCCTGCTCCATGACGCGACCGAACGCTTCGCTGACCGCCGCGACGGGAAAGTGCTCCTCCGCGGGCAAGCCTCCGGCAAACGAGATGATCGAATTGCCCTGCGTCAGCTTCAAAATTTCGCGCACCGCCGAAGAGGAGAAGCTCCCCAGCTTGGCGGAAAACCGATAATTCATGTAAGGGTTCCTCTTTTCGTGGCAAAATGGGCGAAGCCCCCGCTTGCCGGGGACCTCGCAGCCGAAAAGGATAAACGTGAAATTCAGCCTTTACGGTTCGTTTAAATGAGCGTCACGTTGTCGCGGCGGGCGCGCGTCGGCGCGTTTCGCTTGTCGATCAGGCGATTGAGCGCGTCGACGTAGGCGCGGGCGCTCGCCTCGAGGATGTCGGTGCTGACGCCGCGGCCCTGCGCGCTTACTTCGCCCTGCCGCAGGACGACGTGAACGTCGCCGAGCGCATCGGTGCCGTCGGTGACGGATTTGATCGTGTAATCGTCGAGGACGACTTCTTCCTTCGTCAGCTCGTCGATCGCGCGGTAAATCGCGTCGACCGAACCGTTGCCGACCGCTTTCGTCTCGATTGGGCCGCCGTCCGTTTGGAGACGGACGGTTGCCTCCGGTCCTTTGCGGCTGTCGAAGGCGATGACCAGTTGGTCGAGCGCGTACACTTCCGGCGTATCGACCATCTTCTCTTCCATCAGCGCGATGATGTCTTCGTTGCTGACGTCTTTCTTGCGGTCGGCCAAATCCTTGAACTTGCCGAAAGCGGCGTTCAGCTGATCCCCGGTCAGGTTTTCGAAGCCGAGATCGACCAGCTTCTCCCGGAACGCATGGCGGCCGGAATGCTTGCCGAGCACGAGCTTGCTGTCCTTGAGGCCGATCGTCGCCGGGGAGATGATCTCGTACGTCGTCTTCTCCTTCAGCACGCCGTCCTGGTGAATGCCGGACTCGTGGGCGAACGCGTTCGCGCCGACGATCGCTTTGTTGCCGGGAACGACCATGCCCGTCAGCTTGCTGACGAGCCGGCTCGTTTTGGCGATTTCCTGCAGGTTCAGCGTCGTCTTCGCCTGGAAAAATTCGGCCCGCGTATGCAGCGCAAGCGCGACTTCCTCAAGCGCCGTGTTGCCGGCGCGCTCGCCGATGCCGTTGATCGTGCCCTCGATTTGATCGGCTCCGTTCAAAATCGCCGCGAGCGCGTTCGCCGTCGCCATGCCGAGATCGTCGTGGCAGTGCGCGGAAAGCTGGATGCGATCGATGTCCGGCACCTTTTCCTTCAGCGTCTTGAAAATGTTGCCGAACTCTTGCGGCGTCATATAGCCGACCGTATCGGGGATGTTGACGACGGAAACGCCGTTCTTGACGGCAAGCTCAGTCACCTCGCAGAGGAAGTCCAGCTCCGTCCGACCCGCATCCTCGGCGGAAAACTCGATTTTGCTGAAATACTTTTTGGCATATTGAATGGCGCGCTCGGCCGTTTCCAGTACCTGTTCCTTTTCCATCCGGAGCTTGTGCTTGCGGTGAATCGGGGACGTGGCGAGAAAAATATGAATGCAGGGATCCTGCGCGTCCTTCAGCGCGTCGCGCACGGCGTCGATGTCCTGTTCGCGGGAACGCGCAAGTCCGACGATGCTGGCGTTTTTGACGGCTTTCGCCACCGCGTTCACCGCGGCCAGATCGCCGGGGGAAGCGGCCGGAAAGCCGGCTTCGATCCGGTCGACGCCGAGACGCTCCAATTGGTAAGCCATTTCCAATTTCTCTTGGGTGTTCAGGTTGACGCCCGGGGATTGCTCCCCGTCGCGGAGCGTCGTGTCAAAAATATATATTTTTCGCATATGGCAACTGGTTGCCCGCACCTCCTGAAACCGGGATTAAGTTCGGACCGTTCGCTTTTCGTCCGGCCACGAATCGATTATATCATAAACTTGATAAATAACCCCGGCCGAAGCCGGGGTTGTCCATCGCGCTATTGGGGGGATTACTTGTTGATCCAGTGCATCAGGCCGCGAAGCTGGGAACCGACCACTTCGATCGGATGCTCGGCTTCGTTGCGGCGAGTCGCCGTCAGGAACGCGCGTCCGGATTGATTTTCCAGGATGAAGTCGCGGGCGAAGCGGCCGGCTTGGATGTCGGCGAGCACTTCTTTCATCGCTTTTTTCGTTTCGTCGGTCACGATGCGAGGACCGGTTACATAATCGCCGTACTCGGCCGTATTGGAGATCGAGCTGCGCATTGCGGCAAGTCCGCCTTCGTACATCAGGTCGACGATCAGCTTCAGCTCGTGCAAACATTCGAAGTAGGCCATTTCCGGAGCGTAGCCCGCTTCGACGAGCGTTTCGAAACCGGCTTTGACGAGGGCGCTCGCGCCGCCGCACAGAACGGCTTGTTCGCCGAACAGGTCGGTTTCCGTCTCTTCGCGGAACGTCGTTTCGATGACGCCCGCGCGGGTGCAGCCGATGCCTTTGGCATAGGCCATGCCGATTTCGAACGCTTTGCCGGTGCCGTTTTGGTGGATGGCGATCAGGCCGGGAACGCCGAAGCCTTCGACGTACGTGCGGCGAACCAGGTGGCCCGGCGATTTCGGAGCGACGAGCAGAACGTCGGCGTCGGCCGGCGCGACGATTTGGCCGAAGTGCACGTTGAAGCCGTGGGAGAACATCAGGGCCGCGCCTTTTTTGAGGTTCGGCTCGATTTCGTTTTTGTAGACGGCGGCTTGCGTTTCGTCCGGCATCAAAATTTGCACGACGTCCGCTTTGCGGGTCGCGTCGGCGACGGACAGCACTTCGAAGCCGTCGTTGCGGGCCGCTTCCGCGGATTTGCCTTCGCGAAGACCGATGATGACGGACAGGCCGCTGTCGCGCAGGTTTTGCGCTTGAGCGTGGCCTTGGCTGCCGTAGCCGATGACGGCGATCGTTTTGCCTTTCAGGGCGCCGAGGTCGGCGTCTTTTTCGTGGAATAACTTAACTGCCATGGAATGTGTTCCTCCTTAAATTGTAAAACCTTTTTATGGCAACCCTCATGGAACGGGCGTCCCAAGAGAGAACCGGCCTTTGTCGGCGGTTCTCTCCTCGAACTCCCGCTCCCTGGGGGAGCGGTCAAAAGCGGGATAAGGCCCCGATTACTTCGCGCCGCGCGTCAAAGCGGTAACGCCGGTGCGGGAAATTTCGCGAATGCCGTACGGCTTCAGCAGCTCGATCATCGCCTCGATCTTTTCCGGATCGCCGACGACCTGGACGATCAGGCTGTTCGGGCTGATGTCGACGACGGCGGCGCGGAACGTCTCGACGACGCCCAAAATCTCCGGCCGGGCCGACGGCTCGGCGGAAACCTTGATCAATCCCAGTTCCCGGCCGACCATCGGATTGGAACCGACGTCGATGACTTTGATGACGTCGATAATTTTGTAAAGCTGCTTTTGAATTTGTTCGAGCGTGTGCTCGTCGCCGCTCGTCACGATGACCATGCGGGACAGCCCCGGCTCTTCCGAACTTCCTACGGTAATGCTTTCGATATTGAAGCCGCGTCTGCCGAACAGGCCGGACACCCGCTGCAGAACGCCCGGCTGGTCGTTGACGAGAATCGCGATCGTATGCTTCCGGTTCATTCCGCATCCCCCATGATCATTTGGTCGATCGAACTGCCCTGCGGCACCATCGGATAAACGTTCTCTCCCTTGCGGACGACGAATTCGACGACCGCCGGGCCCGGGTGCTTCAACGCTTCCTCCCAGGCGCGGCGCGCCTCCTCCTTGTTCGTCGCGCGGAATCCCTTGACGCCGTACGCCTCCGCCAGCTTCACGAAGTCCGGGCTTCCGGACAGGTCGATATGGCTGTAGCGGTTGTCGTAAATGAGCTCCTGCCACTGGCGGACCATGCCGAGCACCTGGTTGTTCAAAATGGCGACCTTGACCGGAATGTTGTTGATCGCGCAAATCGCCAGCTCCTGGGCGCACATCTGCATGCCGCCGTCGCCGTTGATCGAAACGACGGTCCGGTCCGGGTTGCCCATTTGAGCGCCGATCGCCGAAGGGAAACCGAAGCCCATCGTGCCGAGGCCGCCGGACGTTACCCACGAGCGCGGCTTGTTGAACGGATAATATTGCGCCGCCCACATTTGATGCTGGCCGACGTCGGTCGTGACGATGGCGTCGCCCCCGTCGTTTCGTGAATCATCGAAACGACCCACTGCGGCTTCAATTCCGCGCCCGAATCGGAGTACGAGAACGGCTTGGCCGCCTTCCACTCCTGAAGCTGGGCGCGCCAGGCATCCGCTTTCGCCGCCCGCTTCGCGCTTTCGTTCGCGAGTTGGAGCACGGCTTTGACGTCGCCGACGATCGGAATTTCCGTCGGCACGTTTTTGCCGATTTCGGCGGGATCGATATCGATATGAACGATCCTGGCCTTCGGCGCGAAACCGTCGAGCCGTCCCGTCACGCGATCGTCGAACCGCGCGCCGATGCTGATCAGCAGGTCCGCGTTCTGAATCGCGGTGTTGGCCGTCCACGTGCCGTGCATGCCCGGGAAGCCGACGTGCAGCTCATGCCCGCTCGGAAAAGCTCCCAGGCCGAGCAGCGTCGTCGTAATCGGAATTTCCGTCTTCGTGACGAATTCGTACAGCTCCTCGTGGGCCCCGGAGTAAACCGCTCCGCCGCCGACCAGCAGCAGCGGTCGTTCGGCTTGCTCGATCGCGCGCAACATTTTGTCCACTTGCATCTTCTTCGGCTGCACCGTCGGGTTGTAGCCGCGCAGCTGGACGGAATTGACGGGCTGGAA
Coding sequences within it:
- the sigI gene encoding RNA polymerase sigma-I factor, with product MLLALWRRWVGRSRFNADSASVGQSPEEAVASIQLGNEELRNDLIQQYRPFILKTASRFSKRYIDPSRDDEYSVALTAFDEAINGYSPESGGKFLSFAAQVMTRRLIDFARKEERHAALVPFSAMESAGEDEGLSPLTRLESKEALAAYDLDREKAARREEIEALAEELAGFGIRFAELSDHSPKHYDSRKLLLGIGRRLAETPDLFALLKEKRQLPLKELCEKERVSRKTLERNRKYLIAVALIAGGPYGWLKPYIEEEEPEDKGGASE
- a CDS encoding peroxiredoxin; this encodes MAERLVGRPAPDFNLETALGDGQGFGKASLSDYKGKWLVFFFYPLDFTFVCPTEITALSEAADQFKALNTEILGVSVDSIHSHRAWINTPVNDNGLGKLNFPLAADITKKTAKDYGVLIEEEGVALRGLFIIDPEGELKYQVVNHNDVGRSVEETLRVLQALQSGGLCPMNWKPGDKHLVAK
- the leuB gene encoding 3-isopropylmalate dehydrogenase; translation: MAEVKKIAVIPGDGIGPEVVAEAVKVLKKTEELFGYKFELEYGLFGGIAIDEKGTPLPQETLEICQKADAVLLGAVGGPKWDNNPKELRPETGLLGIRKALGLFSNIRPAVVFDCLKDASTLKPEVLEGTDLIVVRELTGGIYFGEKFRREGAGGQEAVDTCVYNVAEVERIVRQAFEIAQKRSKRLASVDKANVLETSRLWRETVNRIAPEYPDVELEHVLVDNCAMQLLRRPSSFDVIVTENMFGDILSDEAAMLTGSIGMLSSASLGEGSFGLYEPVHGSAPDIAGQGISNPIATILSVALMFKLTFGFEEAGNVIENAVKQVLDAGHRTGDIAVDKSKAIGTTAMGDLIVAAMAR
- a CDS encoding PLP-dependent aminotransferase family protein — encoded protein: MNYRFSAKLGSFSSSAVREILKLTQGNSIISFAGGLPAEEHFPVAAVSEAFGRVMEQGNKALQYGLTEGYMPLREALCDRMARKGVKAKPENMLLTTGSQQAIDLLTRIYIDPGDVILVERPTYLSALQVFRSYGAVPISVDADLDGPDLDDLAAKIKQHKPKMFYVIPTFSNPTGKVWSEERRRAVLEACRASDTLILEDDPYGELKFGDASRTYPSILSLDEQTDNSCVVYTSTFSKTVAPALRTGWVIGDSKLIRAMSQAKQAADLHSSSLDQQTLYQLLAHFDLDGHIEFVRKEYEARMRQMADLLKKHDWPGVKWQEPKGGMFFWLEFPESVNTTELLKTCVELGVAFVPGVTFFAENAPTNCMRMNFTHNDYDATISGMEKMTRAIESVLV
- a CDS encoding 2-isopropylmalate synthase; the protein is MRKIYIFDTTLRDGEQSPGVNLNTQEKLEMAYQLERLGVDRIEAGFPAASPGDLAAVNAVAKAVKNASIVGLARSREQDIDAVRDALKDAQDPCIHIFLATSPIHRKHKLRMEKEQVLETAERAIQYAKKYFSKIEFSAEDAGRTELDFLCEVTELAVKNGVSVVNIPDTVGYMTPQEFGNIFKTLKEKVPDIDRIQLSAHCHDDLGMATANALAAILNGADQIEGTINGIGERAGNTALEEVALALHTRAEFFQAKTTLNLQEIAKTSRLVSKLTGMVVPGNKAIVGANAFAHESGIHQDGVLKEKTTYEIISPATIGLKDSKLVLGKHSGRHAFREKLVDLGFENLTGDQLNAAFGKFKDLADRKKDVSNEDIIALMEEKMVDTPEVYALDQLVIAFDSRKGPEATVRLQTDGGPIETKAVGNGSVDAIYRAIDELTKEEVVLDDYTIKSVTDGTDALGDVHVVLRQGEVSAQGRGVSTDILEASARAYVDALNRLIDKRNAPTRARRDNVTLI
- the ilvC gene encoding ketol-acid reductoisomerase, with amino-acid sequence MAVKLFHEKDADLGALKGKTIAVIGYGSQGHAQAQNLRDSGLSVIIGLREGKSAEAARNDGFEVLSVADATRKADVVQILMPDETQAAVYKNEIEPNLKKGAALMFSHGFNVHFGQIVAPADADVLLVAPKSPGHLVRRTYVEGFGVPGLIAIHQNGTGKAFEIGMAYAKGIGCTRAGVIETTFREETETDLFGEQAVLCGGASALVKAGFETLVEAGYAPEMAYFECLHELKLIVDLMYEGGLAAMRSSISNTAEYGDYVTGPRIVTDETKKAMKEVLADIQAGRFARDFILENQSGRAFLTATRRNEAEHPIEVVGSQLRGLMHWINK
- the ilvN gene encoding acetolactate synthase small subunit; the encoded protein is MNRKHTIAILVNDQPGVLQRVSGLFGRRGFNIESITVGSSEEPGLSRMVIVTSGDEHTLEQIQKQLYKIIDVIKVIDVGSNPMVGRELGLIKVSAEPSARPEILGVVETFRAAVVDISPNSLIVQVVGDPEKIEAMIELLKPYGIREISRTGVTALTRGAK